A window from Mixophyes fleayi isolate aMixFle1 chromosome 12, aMixFle1.hap1, whole genome shotgun sequence encodes these proteins:
- the LOC142108377 gene encoding tropomodulin-4-like yields MGEPGGKIAEKVRGGAWVTVDDRNTKDIPIPTLKEICDAMKSNTRVKKLSLVATRSNDPVTSPIYPQAVAEMLKGNSTLESLNIESNFISSAGMMAVIKAMKNNSTLADLKVDNQHQNLGDTVEMEMASMLENSPSVIRFGYHFTQQGPRARASAAITKNLEIRRKKKKV; encoded by the exons atgggggagccaggcggcaaaATTGCAGAGAAAGTGAGAGGTGGAGCCTGGGTGACGGTAGATGaccgcaacacgaag GACATTCCCATACCGACGCTAAAGGAGATTTGTGATGCCATGAAGAGTAACACTCGTGTAAAGAAACTGAGTTTAGTAGCTACGCGCAGTAACGATCCT GTAACCTCTCCTATCTATCCGCAGGCCGTGGCTGAAATGTTGAAAGGAAATAGCACTCTAGAGAGCCTGAACATCGAGTCAAACTTTATCTCTAGTGCGGGGATGATGGCTGTTATCAAGGCCATGAAAAATAACTCTACTCTGGCAGATCTGAAGGTGGATAACCAG CACCAAAACCTCGGAGACACTGTGGAGATGGAGATGGCCTCTATGCTGGAAAACAGTCCTTCTGTAATACGCTTTGGGTACCACTTTACGCAGCAGGGACCAAGGGCCCGGGCATCAGCCGCCATCACCAAAAATCTGGAGATTC GTCGCAAGAAGAAGAAAGTTTAA